One genomic window of Paenisporosarcina antarctica includes the following:
- the dat gene encoding D-amino-acid transaminase: MTWVLWNDRLVKDGDIQLSKEDRGYQFGDGIYEVIRVYNGSMFTATEHIDRFYESADKIKIVIPYTKDVFHKMVYDLIEANEVTSGQVYIQITRGATPRQHQFPTNTVEAVLTAYTKELQRPVSEMTNGVSVKTVEDIRWLRCDIKSLNLLGSVLAKQEAYEDGCFEALLHRGDSITEGSSTNMYGIKDGVLYTHPATNLILNGITRRVILACCEEIGLPVVEEPMSLASVFLNEEFFMSSTTSEIIPVIMINGRKLGKGLPGDWTQKLQTAFEAKINQAIYA, from the coding sequence ATGACTTGGGTATTATGGAATGATCGATTAGTAAAAGATGGAGACATTCAATTGTCGAAAGAAGACCGTGGCTATCAATTTGGAGATGGTATTTACGAAGTAATTCGTGTATATAACGGTAGCATGTTTACGGCAACAGAACATATTGATCGTTTCTACGAAAGTGCTGATAAAATAAAGATAGTCATTCCATATACAAAAGACGTTTTTCATAAAATGGTTTACGATCTTATTGAAGCGAATGAAGTCACATCTGGTCAAGTTTATATACAAATTACTCGTGGAGCAACGCCTCGTCAACATCAGTTCCCAACGAACACCGTGGAGGCAGTTCTTACGGCATATACGAAAGAGTTGCAACGTCCTGTCTCAGAAATGACGAATGGTGTATCAGTCAAAACAGTTGAGGATATCCGATGGTTGCGCTGTGATATAAAGAGTTTGAACTTATTAGGAAGTGTATTAGCGAAACAGGAAGCGTATGAAGACGGTTGTTTCGAAGCTCTTTTACATAGAGGAGATTCGATTACAGAAGGGTCTTCCACTAATATGTACGGTATAAAAGACGGTGTACTATACACACATCCTGCTACAAACTTAATATTAAATGGCATTACTCGACGTGTTATTTTAGCTTGCTGTGAAGAGATTGGATTACCGGTAGTTGAAGAACCTATGTCTCTTGCCTCTGTGTTTTTAAATGAAGAATTCTTTATGTCTTCGACAACTTCAGAAATAATACCAGTCATCATGATTAATGGACGTAAGCTCGGAAAGGGTTTACCAGGAGACTGGACCCAGAAATTACAAACAGCATTTGAAGCAAAAATTAATCAAGCTATATATGCTTAA
- a CDS encoding pseudouridine synthase yields the protein MRLDKLLSNMGYGSRKEVKILLKSKAVEVNGVFAKDVSMHVDSNTDQIIVFGEKVIYTEFIYLMMNKPPGVISATEDKYDQTVIDLLDPLAQHFKPFPVGRLDKDTEGLLILTNNGHLSHQLLSPKKHVPKLYFAVIEGKVTEDDVKKFKEGVTLEDGYFTKPGKLTILLSGEVSEIELTIMEGKFHQVKRMFESVGKKVTYLKRMSMGSLRLDETLELGDYRHLTEEELETLQKKE from the coding sequence ATGAGATTAGATAAATTACTTTCTAATATGGGCTACGGCTCAAGGAAAGAAGTAAAAATCTTATTAAAATCAAAAGCGGTTGAAGTAAATGGCGTTTTTGCGAAAGATGTATCTATGCATGTCGATTCGAATACTGATCAAATTATAGTATTTGGTGAAAAAGTGATTTATACAGAATTTATTTACTTAATGATGAATAAACCACCCGGAGTTATTTCGGCTACGGAAGATAAATATGACCAAACTGTCATTGATTTACTTGATCCATTAGCGCAGCACTTTAAGCCTTTTCCGGTGGGACGTTTAGATAAAGACACGGAAGGGCTGTTAATTCTAACGAATAATGGCCACTTGTCACATCAGTTGTTATCTCCGAAAAAACATGTACCGAAACTATATTTTGCTGTGATTGAAGGTAAAGTAACTGAAGATGATGTGAAGAAGTTTAAAGAAGGTGTAACTTTGGAAGATGGTTATTTTACCAAACCAGGTAAACTTACTATATTATTAAGCGGAGAAGTGTCTGAAATTGAGTTAACAATAATGGAGGGTAAGTTCCATCAAGTGAAACGAATGTTTGAATCCGTTGGGAAGAAAGTGACATATTTAAAACGTATGTCGATGGGGTCACTAAGATTGGATGAAACACTTGAGCTTGGGGATTATCGCCATTTAACTGAGGAAGAATTAGAGACATTACAAAAAAAAGAATGA
- a CDS encoding putative polysaccharide biosynthesis protein has protein sequence MSNNFLKGTAILTLGLFLSKILGVIYIIPFYSMVGEDNIGLYQYAYIPYNLMLAVAISGAPLAFSKYVSKYNSLGDYQTGRRLLKSGLFAMMVTGFISFLFLYFFAEPLAKIFISEKEKIFTVADVADVIRWVSFALIVVPFMSLIRGFFQGYSFMMPTAVSQLIEQIVRILFLLAGAYLVLTIFNGTPKLAIQVAVLSAFIGALGGLVVLYYYWRKKKPEYNLLLQGSTTSHDVKLTDMYKEILVYAVPVVFLGVANPLFQFVDLLTFNRAMIDSEQATKSSVYLSILNLQSHKLVMIPVMLATGFSMALIPLVTKYFTLNEHKQLSNTLDKTFQMLCFLTLPAVIGMTVLASELYHLFYEQSLIGSDILAHYLPVAILFSLFPVTAAILQGINQQKWIILNLLIGLLIKLALNTPLIGMWETNGAIAATIIGYSVAIFMNFAVLVITQNYRSKLLVRRIILITLINVAMLIVVVIVRMLLLQIMPAESKFGALLIILIVGTIGGLVYGAIGIRLGIAQKLFGERLTKYTKKLGL, from the coding sequence ATGTCAAATAATTTTTTAAAAGGAACTGCTATTCTAACACTTGGATTATTTCTGTCAAAAATATTAGGGGTTATTTATATTATCCCATTCTATTCGATGGTCGGAGAAGACAATATTGGTCTATATCAATATGCATATATTCCATATAATCTTATGCTAGCTGTTGCGATTTCAGGAGCGCCTTTAGCTTTTTCAAAATATGTTTCTAAATATAATTCATTAGGAGACTATCAGACTGGCAGACGACTATTGAAGTCTGGACTTTTCGCAATGATGGTCACTGGATTTATTTCATTTCTATTCTTATATTTCTTCGCTGAACCATTGGCAAAGATATTCATTAGTGAGAAGGAGAAAATATTTACAGTTGCTGATGTGGCAGATGTCATTCGATGGGTGAGCTTTGCTCTGATTGTTGTACCTTTTATGAGTTTAATAAGAGGGTTTTTCCAAGGATATAGTTTTATGATGCCTACTGCTGTCTCTCAATTGATTGAACAAATCGTGCGTATTTTATTTCTATTAGCTGGGGCTTACCTAGTATTAACCATATTTAATGGGACACCTAAATTAGCGATTCAAGTAGCTGTATTATCTGCGTTTATAGGTGCACTTGGTGGACTTGTTGTCCTTTATTATTACTGGCGTAAAAAGAAACCAGAATATAATCTATTACTACAGGGGTCTACCACTTCACACGATGTTAAATTGACTGATATGTATAAAGAGATTCTTGTTTATGCAGTGCCAGTTGTCTTTTTAGGCGTAGCCAATCCATTGTTTCAATTTGTTGATTTACTGACATTTAATCGAGCAATGATTGACTCGGAACAAGCAACTAAATCAAGTGTTTATCTAAGTATATTGAATTTGCAATCTCATAAATTAGTGATGATTCCCGTTATGCTTGCTACGGGGTTTTCAATGGCTTTAATTCCATTGGTTACTAAATACTTTACACTTAATGAACATAAACAATTGTCTAACACTCTGGATAAAACCTTCCAAATGCTTTGCTTTTTAACACTTCCTGCAGTAATTGGAATGACGGTTTTAGCAAGCGAATTATATCACTTATTTTATGAACAAAGTTTAATAGGTTCTGATATTCTTGCTCATTATTTACCAGTTGCAATTCTGTTTAGTTTATTCCCAGTAACTGCTGCAATTTTACAAGGAATCAATCAGCAGAAATGGATTATACTAAACTTACTCATTGGGTTATTGATTAAATTAGCGTTAAATACACCACTAATTGGCATGTGGGAAACAAATGGCGCTATTGCAGCGACGATCATCGGTTACAGTGTCGCAATTTTTATGAATTTCGCGGTTTTAGTTATCACTCAAAATTATCGTTCTAAGCTATTAGTTCGAAGAATTATTCTGATTACATTGATAAATGTAGCGATGCTAATTGTGGTTGTAATTGTTCGTATGTTATTGCTTCAAATTATGCCAGCAGAATCCAAATTTGGAGCTCTTCTTATCATTTTGATTGTGGGTACTATCGGCGGATTAGTTTATGGTGCAATTGGAATTCGTTTAGGGATCGCACAAAAGTTATTTGGCGAGCGTTTAACGAAATACACGAAAAAATTAGGTCTTTAA
- a CDS encoding DeoR family transcriptional regulator: MKPTTDRMLNRIKDVYMFIRDHGIVTTQDLVDEFGITPRTVQRDLNVLAFNDLVSSPSRGSWTTTSKRVKMTS, from the coding sequence ATGAAACCAACTACTGATCGGATGCTTAATCGGATTAAAGATGTGTATATGTTCATCCGAGATCACGGAATTGTAACGACACAAGATTTAGTCGATGAGTTCGGCATCACTCCTCGCACCGTCCAAAGAGATTTGAACGTGTTAGCCTTTAATGACTTGGTCAGCAGTCCGAGTCGTGGCAGTTGGACAACGACGAGCAAACGTGTGAAAATGACATCTTAG
- the pepV gene encoding dipeptidase PepV, with the protein MINWLDEAKKKQPELLKELQQLIQIPSVLDEEHTSSSQPFGPEPLKALEWILKKGQDAGMIVKNVDNMAGHIEMGEGDELLGILGHVDVVPAGKGWTYPPFEGHIENNRLYGRGTIDDKGPTMAAWMAMKMVKEAGIPLNKRVRLIIGTDEESGFRCVKRYFEKEEMPHIAFAPDADFPIINAEKGIATLRFTTTKLEQEEQLQSFQSGTRTNMVPDLATAVIHINHASIEKEFEQFTKQHKLQGSIKINENEIFLTIKGKSAHAMEPNDGVNAGIYLAEFLKDIVTTSGSKAYVEFVSSSFFNDSRGQVLALNYHDEISGETTLNAGILTFDPKIGGTIDVSIRYSVSYNFDKYLTKCQTALRKNIISVDVISNSSPHYIEESDELIQSLSRVYERQTGEKATLLSIGGGTYARVLKKGVAFGMLFPGEKDVAHQVDEFVDIQNLTKAVAIYADAICELASKKS; encoded by the coding sequence GTGATTAATTGGTTGGACGAAGCGAAAAAGAAACAACCTGAGCTTTTAAAAGAGCTTCAGCAACTTATTCAAATTCCAAGTGTTTTGGATGAAGAGCATACCTCGAGTTCACAGCCGTTTGGTCCTGAACCACTTAAAGCACTAGAGTGGATACTTAAAAAAGGTCAGGATGCTGGAATGATCGTAAAAAACGTAGATAATATGGCTGGTCATATTGAAATGGGAGAAGGAGACGAACTTCTTGGTATTTTAGGTCATGTTGATGTTGTTCCTGCTGGCAAAGGGTGGACGTACCCACCTTTTGAAGGGCATATTGAAAATAATCGCTTATATGGAAGAGGCACCATTGATGACAAAGGTCCAACGATGGCTGCTTGGATGGCCATGAAAATGGTCAAAGAAGCGGGAATTCCTTTAAACAAGCGAGTGCGATTAATTATCGGCACAGATGAAGAGAGCGGTTTTCGTTGTGTGAAACGCTACTTTGAAAAAGAAGAAATGCCACATATCGCCTTTGCTCCAGATGCAGATTTTCCGATAATAAACGCGGAAAAAGGTATTGCCACCTTGCGCTTTACAACAACAAAACTAGAACAAGAGGAGCAACTGCAATCATTTCAATCAGGCACTCGAACCAATATGGTCCCTGACTTAGCAACAGCGGTTATTCATATAAATCATGCATCAATTGAAAAAGAATTCGAGCAATTTACGAAACAACATAAACTTCAAGGTTCAATAAAAATTAATGAAAACGAGATTTTTCTTACCATAAAAGGTAAGTCTGCACATGCGATGGAACCGAACGATGGTGTTAATGCAGGTATCTATTTAGCTGAATTCTTAAAAGACATTGTTACTACATCAGGTTCGAAAGCATATGTAGAGTTTGTGTCCTCGTCTTTTTTCAATGATTCAAGAGGTCAAGTATTGGCTCTTAACTATCATGACGAAATATCTGGAGAGACAACATTAAATGCAGGAATTCTTACTTTTGACCCGAAAATAGGTGGAACAATTGATGTTAGCATTCGATACTCTGTTTCATATAATTTTGATAAATATTTAACGAAGTGTCAGACAGCTTTAAGAAAAAACATTATTTCTGTGGATGTAATATCCAATTCAAGTCCACATTATATTGAGGAGTCAGATGAACTGATTCAAAGCTTGTCTCGTGTATATGAGCGTCAAACCGGAGAAAAAGCAACGCTGCTGTCAATTGGTGGTGGAACATATGCACGTGTACTTAAAAAAGGTGTAGCTTTTGGCATGTTATTCCCAGGGGAAAAGGATGTAGCCCATCAAGTGGATGAGTTTGTTGATATACAGAATTTAACAAAAGCAGTAGCGATTTACGCGGATGCGATTTGCGAACTCGCTTCAAAAAAATCATAG
- the thpR gene encoding RNA 2',3'-cyclic phosphodiesterase, whose product MQHYFIGIKLPKDLAQQLVDLRKGWHLERSHKRLPVAEDLHITLLYLGAVESDLLKQLLSQLDSLSQKFSPIDITLNGVSIFGNPLTPRVVYTAIEEQLSLQLLQKAVLEKCLALFLQVDKKPFVPHITLAKKWSGQHEMFLKVMDIEKQSFSITDFSVYAINPRETPSYQAIHTIILSGST is encoded by the coding sequence ATGCAACATTATTTTATCGGTATTAAATTACCTAAAGATTTAGCACAGCAACTTGTTGATCTAAGAAAAGGTTGGCATTTAGAACGGTCACACAAAAGACTTCCGGTAGCCGAAGATTTACATATAACTTTGCTATATTTAGGAGCAGTTGAATCTGATTTGTTGAAACAATTACTAAGTCAGTTAGATTCTCTCTCCCAAAAATTTTCGCCAATTGATATCACACTTAACGGGGTATCTATATTCGGGAATCCTTTGACTCCTCGAGTAGTTTACACAGCAATAGAAGAACAACTAAGCTTGCAACTATTACAAAAGGCCGTTTTGGAAAAGTGCCTGGCACTTTTTTTACAAGTAGACAAAAAGCCGTTTGTTCCACATATTACGCTAGCTAAAAAGTGGAGTGGACAGCATGAGATGTTTCTAAAAGTAATGGACATCGAAAAACAGTCATTCTCTATAACTGATTTCTCGGTATATGCCATTAATCCGAGGGAAACACCATCTTATCAAGCAATTCATACGATTATTTTAAGTGGTTCAACTTAA